The nucleotide window CCTCGTTCAGATTGAATGGCGATTCGCAAATCACATATTCGCCATCAGCGCCGATGTTTTTCAATATTCGATATATGTACTTTCCAAATTCGGTATGAATTCGACGAAGTCTCTCGTTACTAAACGACCCTTCAATCATTCGCGACCGTGGGCAAATCACCAAATAGGGTCTTAGAGTGAATTTGTTTTGGATTCTTGGATTTTGAAATTTCCAATCTTCGCCCCAACATGAAATACTTATTGCTGAAATATACTCTTCTTGCATGGTTCGTTTGGCCACTTGTCGAACACGCTCGAATGAATCCAACACCAAGCGAAGAATTTGAGTATCACGAGACAATGGACGGCGCTTGTGCAAAAATCTAATATATCGAAGTGGGTGAATGAAGGGGACTCCTTCATCACCACCGCCCGGGTAGTAGAAAGTTTGAGAAATTAATATTTCCATGAATTCCCCATCAAGCAACTTGCGAAATCGATCGCGATACCGTGATGCGCTTGTATACTTGCACATCATTATATATCCCATCCATGATCCCGAAGCCATTGGAGAGCCCTTCTGGGAATTTCACTCAACGGATTGCCGTGGTGCGTCGTTCCATCAACATTTATTGAATCGGACCCCGGATGTTGCCGTGATCCAGAATGTGCATGCCACTGAGAGTTTGGATTTGATCCCGTAGGCGGATCAATTCGTCCGATCCCCCTTGGTCCTTGGTCTCTCGCAACTTTGTCTGCGGCTTGGCTGGGAGTACCCTTTGGGCCTCTCGGTGCTTTGCCTGGCGCCTTCACACCGCAAAGAAAAATCAGTGAATTAATAAGATCTGAGACCCCCTGCTCGACCATCTCGTCGGCTTTTTCTCCAAGTCCCATCCCCTTAAAATTTTCACAACCTGCACTTGGCATTGAATTCGGGTCATCTGGATTGAAACCATTCATTACGTCGTCGCATGCGGCATCGATCCCCTGGCCTGCAAGCCCACCAATTAAATTAGCACCCGAAGGCAAAGGCATCTCGTCCAAGCCGTTACCGTCAATAAATCCAAGAGGATTACTATTTGCGTATTCGTAAGGCATAATACTGCCGATGAGATGATCCGGCGTCAAATACCGCCCGATCTTGGGATCGTAATACCGATGCCAGTTGTAGTGGAGGCCGGACTCCTCGTCGTAGTACTGGCCCGGCAGACGCAGGTTCATCACCACGCGCTCGCCCGAGGCCCAGTCGTTCGGCACGCACTCGCTGCGTCCCGTGGCGTCCCGATGATAGCGGCCCCAATCGCACAGCGCGTTGCCGAAGGGGTCGTACTCCGTCGTCCACACGACGCATGCCCTGAGCGTAGCCGAAGGGTCGGCGGATTCGTCCGTCAGGAAGACCGGCGCGCCGCCCGCGAAAGTTGTCGATATCGACGTCGAGAAATCTCGTACAGAATTTTCGTGGTCCGAGGGCAATGCCGATTCCGGTTACGCAGTTTTTGAAAATCGGAACCGAGGGTTCCTTTGTTCACGGATAACGCCGGTGGCGACGTGAGTCAAGAGCGGTCAGCGCATGAACCCGCGCACTTCGTTTGCGGCACGGACATCGCACTGTCGCCGACGGTTGGTCGATTCGACGGGCTTCGTCCTTCCATCACGTAACCGCTCCCTGACGGTCGCGGCTCTGTCGCTGCAACCTGCCGCCGCATCCGGAAGCACCCCCGCCCCTACGGTTGAAAATCCGGGTGCTGCTTGATGAACGCCTGCGCGGCCTGCGGATTCGCCGCGGCAATCTTCTTGTACTGTTCGCGCGCGCCGTCCAGATTGCCGGTCCGGTAAAGAAGCTCCATGTACTGCAGACGCACCCGCACGTCGTCGGGCGTGATCGACACGAGCTTGGCGAAGACCTCTTCGGCTTTGTCGAGTTCCTTGTTCTGAATCATCAGCACGCCGAGCCGGCCGAGCGAGGGCACGAAGTCGGGGCGCAGTTCCAGCGCTTCCTCGAATTTCTTGCGCGCCTCGGCGTTCTGGTTTTTCTTCAGCAGCGCCACGCCCCAGTTGTGGCGGCATTCGTGATGACGCGCGTCGGCCGCGGCGGTGCGCTCGTACATCTCGATGGCCTTGTCGATGTTGCCGTCGCGGAAGTACACGTTGCCGAGGTTGTTGAGCGAAAACGAGTGCTCGGGAAAGCGCTTCACGCTCTCCTCGTAGGCCGTGCGCGCCGCGTCGCGCCGCCCGGTGTTTTCGAGCAGCAGCGCGTAGTTGTAGAAGGCCGACACGTTCGCGGCGTCGAGCTGCTGCGCCTTCTTGAAAAGCGCCTCGGCGTTCGGTGCGTCCTTTTTCATCATCAGGCAGATGCCGCGCGACGACGTGATCATCGAGAGCAGCGTGTCGTCGATCTTGGGATATTTCGGGCGGCCCTTGTCGTCCATGGGCATGTTTGCCTTGTATTTTTCGACGAGCTTTTCCGCCTCTCCCAGCGCCTTTTCGGCATCGTCGAGCCGCCCCGTTCCCGCCAGCACGTCGCCGAGCGCCGCGTGCGCACGCGGGTCCGCGGCGTCGAGCGCGATCATCTTGCGCGCCACGTCTTCCGCGCCCTTCAGATCGCCCTTGCGCCGGTAGAGGTCGAGGCGGTTCATGTGCGTTTCCATCGCGTCGAGATCCTGCACCGCGGGGTCCTGCAGATGGTCGGCCGCCTCCTCGTCGCCGCCGATGTAACCCAGACTCTTGAGCTTCTCGACCATTTCCTTCGTCAGGTTTTCGGGCATCGACGGCATGGGCTCGTTGCGCACGCCGGTCTCGTAAGTCGGCACCGACTGCACGGGGTGCGCGGCGACGAACTCGGGTGTGAAGGCGTCCGTGAGCGCGTGGCCCTCGAAATCCTGCGCGACGGGGAGCCCGAGCGCGTAGAGCACCGTGGGCGCGAGGTCGAGCACCGACGACTTCGGCAACTCGTATCCGGCCTTGATGCCGGGGCCGTTGATGATGAGCACACCATTGAGCTTGTGCCACTTGTGCGCCGTCGCGACCGAGGTGTTCTCGATTTCGGCGAGGCGGTCGTTCTCGCTCTTGAAGCCGTGGTCCGAGCACACGATGACGATCGTGCCGGGCTCCAGCATGGCGAGGAATTTGCCGAGCATTTCGTCGTTGCGTTCGTAGACCTTGTCCATTGTCTGGCTGTACTTGGCGAACAGCTCGTTCGAGATGCCCTCGATTTGCGGCGGGCGGTACTTCATGTACAGGTGGCCCGTCGTGTCGATCGACTCGAAGAAGACGCCGAACAGGTCGGGCTTGTGCTTGGGGTACAGGCGCAGGCCCATCGCCTCGTAAGAACGCAGCGTGGCGAGCATGTACATGAAATGGTGCAGCGGGTTCGTGAACGTGAATTCGCGCCCCGCGCTGGCCTTGTACTCGACCTCCGTGATGTTCATGAAGCGGTCGATGTCGGCCTTGGGCTGCGTGAGCGGCTGGACGATGTCGGGCTCGATCTCGAACATCAGGGCTTCGGGATACGTGCGGCCGATCGCGACCTCTTCCTTGGCATTGCCGAGACCGAAGCCGTGGAATCCGACTTGGTCGGACACCATGAAGCCGTTGACCTTTTCCGCGGGCCACGTCGCCCACCAACCGATAAAGCCGACGGATTTCCCCGCGTCGCTCGCGATATTCCAGATCGCCCGCGTCTCGCGCTTCGCGCTGGTGATGGGCAGGGGGTCGCCGGTCTTGGGGTCGCGCACCATGAACCACGTGATGCCGTGTTTTTCGGGCGAGACGCCCGTGACCATCGTTGTCCAGATGAGCGGCGAGAGCAGCGGCTCGATCGACTGATAGTGCGCCTTGGTGCCGGTCGCGATGAGGCGCTGAAAGTTCGGCAACTTTCCCGCCGCCATGAGCGGATCGAGCAGTTCCCACGTCGCGCCGTCCACGCCGATGATGGCGACGCGCGTTTTTTCCGCGCTTTGCCGCCAGCGGTCCGCACCCTCTTTTGGGCCGGACGAGCAGGCGACGACGAACGCCAGAATTCCGAACGCAACGATCACACGGCGCATGCCGAACCTCCGAGTCGTGCGCATGCTACGTTCCTCGCCCGTTTTTGCAAACGCGGATGCGGATCTATCGGGGCTTCTCGGCGACCAGAATCCCCGCGTCGCCGAGCCCCCACCAGTCGAGCAGACGCAGCGGCCAATAGAGCAGCCGGTGGACGAGTTTCGACGCGTCGATTCGCCGGGCGAGCGCTTCGCGCGGTCCGCCCGTGGCGGCGTAGACCATGCTGCGCGTCCACGACGCGGTGGAGCTGTGCGCGAGCGTCCAGATGGCACGCAGGCCCGCGATGTTGACGGCGCGCTGAAGATCGCGCGGCGAAAACAACGTGTAGTGGCGCGGCTGTTCGAGCGCGAACCAATACGTGCCGAACACGCGCGCGCAAAGGCCGGTGCGCCACGGCGTCCAGAGCACCAGCCGCCCGCCGGGCGCGAGCAGATCGCGCGCCGCGGCGAGCGCGCCGACGGGGTCGGTGAAGTGCTCGATCACCTGATTCATCGTGACGAGATCGTATCCGCCGACGAGGGCGCGCGCGGCGTCTGGAAAATGACCGGTCGTGACGGCGAGGCCTCGCTCGCGGGCGATATCGGCCGCGCGGGCGTTGGGCTCGATGCCGTCCACGCGCCAGCCCATCGCCTGCATCTCGACGGCGAAGTTGCCGATGCCGCACCCGACGTCGAGCATGCGCCGCCCCTCGCCGGGCATGGCGACGGGGTTGAAGCGCGCTTGCGGCGTCCACGAAAAAGCCCTGAGCAGCGCGCGCTTCACGAGACCGCCGGGAAGCGGTCGCCGCGCTTTTCTTTCGAGCAGGTCGCGCCGCCACGGGCCGGTGCGCCCCGCGCCCGACCGCGCCGGCGCCGGGCGCGTGTAGACGATGTAGTCCTCGGGGTAGTACGCGCCGATGTGGCCCGCGGGAACGCGGGGCTCCTGGCGGAACAGACCGCAGAACAGACAGCGCGCCACGGTGAACGTGCCGGGGCCTCCGCACAGGCGGTCGGGCGCGGTCCATTCAGGGATCGCGTGGATCTCGCCGCACAGCGGGCACGGCGCGCTTTCGAGCGCGAAATCGATGTTGTCGTCGTCGTTCAAGTTGAATATCCCGCAGCTGCCCCGCTAATATCAGGTTCGCGCGCGAACCCCAAGCCCGCGCGCCGCGACGATCGGAAACCCAGCTATGCGCATGGCCTACGCAGCCGCCATCCTCTTCTTCGTCGCGCTCGCCGCGCCCACGTGGCAGTGCGGATCGAGTGAGGAGATCTACGACGAGAGCGATCTCACGCCCGCCGAGCG belongs to Deltaproteobacteria bacterium and includes:
- a CDS encoding RHS repeat-associated core domain-containing protein, with amino-acid sequence MNLRLPGQYYDEESGLHYNWHRYYDPKIGRYLTPDHLIGSIMPYEYANSNPLGFIDGNGLDEMPLPSGANLIGGLAGQGIDAACDDVMNGFNPDDPNSMPSAGCENFKGMGLGEKADEMVEQGVSDLINSLIFLCGVKAPGKAPRGPKGTPSQAADKVARDQGPRGIGRIDPPTGSNPNSQWHAHSGSRQHPGSDSINVDGTTHHGNPLSEIPRRALQWLRDHGWDI
- a CDS encoding alkaline phosphatase family protein; translated protein: MRRVIVAFGILAFVVACSSGPKEGADRWRQSAEKTRVAIIGVDGATWELLDPLMAAGKLPNFQRLIATGTKAHYQSIEPLLSPLIWTTMVTGVSPEKHGITWFMVRDPKTGDPLPITSAKRETRAIWNIASDAGKSVGFIGWWATWPAEKVNGFMVSDQVGFHGFGLGNAKEEVAIGRTYPEALMFEIEPDIVQPLTQPKADIDRFMNITEVEYKASAGREFTFTNPLHHFMYMLATLRSYEAMGLRLYPKHKPDLFGVFFESIDTTGHLYMKYRPPQIEGISNELFAKYSQTMDKVYERNDEMLGKFLAMLEPGTIVIVCSDHGFKSENDRLAEIENTSVATAHKWHKLNGVLIINGPGIKAGYELPKSSVLDLAPTVLYALGLPVAQDFEGHALTDAFTPEFVAAHPVQSVPTYETGVRNEPMPSMPENLTKEMVEKLKSLGYIGGDEEAADHLQDPAVQDLDAMETHMNRLDLYRRKGDLKGAEDVARKMIALDAADPRAHAALGDVLAGTGRLDDAEKALGEAEKLVEKYKANMPMDDKGRPKYPKIDDTLLSMITSSRGICLMMKKDAPNAEALFKKAQQLDAANVSAFYNYALLLENTGRRDAARTAYEESVKRFPEHSFSLNNLGNVYFRDGNIDKAIEMYERTAAADARHHECRHNWGVALLKKNQNAEARKKFEEALELRPDFVPSLGRLGVLMIQNKELDKAEEVFAKLVSITPDDVRVRLQYMELLYRTGNLDGAREQYKKIAAANPQAAQAFIKQHPDFQP
- a CDS encoding class I SAM-dependent methyltransferase produces the protein MNDDDNIDFALESAPCPLCGEIHAIPEWTAPDRLCGGPGTFTVARCLFCGLFRQEPRVPAGHIGAYYPEDYIVYTRPAPARSGAGRTGPWRRDLLERKARRPLPGGLVKRALLRAFSWTPQARFNPVAMPGEGRRMLDVGCGIGNFAVEMQAMGWRVDGIEPNARAADIARERGLAVTTGHFPDAARALVGGYDLVTMNQVIEHFTDPVGALAAARDLLAPGGRLVLWTPWRTGLCARVFGTYWFALEQPRHYTLFSPRDLQRAVNIAGLRAIWTLAHSSTASWTRSMVYAATGGPREALARRIDASKLVHRLLYWPLRLLDWWGLGDAGILVAEKPR